CGTATAATTTAGTCAGACTCAGTCCGCGGGTTTGCTAAAAGTAAATATACCCTATAAAAGGTAAATACTAGAAGAAGGTAATTAAAATGCGTCTAGAACAATTAATGTATTTAGTTGCTGTTAACGAATCTAAGTCCATTTCCCTTGCCGCGGAACGTTCCCACATTTCGCAGCCTGCTCTTAGTTCTGCTATCAGTAAGCTCGAAGATGAACTTGGTGTAGTTCTGTTAAAAAGGACAAATTCTGGCGCTTATTTAACGGACGTGGGAGAGCTCATTATCGTCAAGGCTAAGGAAGTGCTAAGCGGAATTGACGATATTAAAGCCATTGCCCACGGTAACTCCCTTGTGCTCAATGGCAATATATCTATTGCCGCCGATCCTGGTGTCAACATTACGATCATGCCAGATATCTTAACTACTTTCAAGTACAATCATCCGAAAGTCAATGTTTTGCTTAAAGTGGGGGAGTCCAATAATATCTTGCAGGACATTGAAAAGGGGAAGGCGGATTTTGGGATAATTTTAAGTACCGATGCCTTTCGCAAATCAAAGGACATGCAATCTATCGAACTCTTTGCCGATGAATTTGTCGTGATTACAGGAAGTAATCGTAAATTGGCTTCTGAATCGACCATAACACTGAAAAAAGCCTTATCCTTGCCCATTCTTCTGTACAACACCGAGTACATTACTGAATGTGGTGTATCAAGTCTGCTGCAAAAATACGGCTCTTTCAATGTGTCGTATCGGGTCGATAATTTAGAGATGATGGAAAAGATCCTGACACAGGGAGAGGCTATTGCTTTTGTCCCTCAGTTTATGGCTGATGAGTATATGAAAACCAGTAAAATAAAAAAAATCCCCATCAGTGATGCCCATTTGGAGGTATCCGTAGTCTTAATTTGGTCGGATCGCCACCATCTTTGCATGATTGAAAAGGAATTTATCAGAGTCATCAGGGCCACCTGTTCCCGGAAAGCAGAAGTCAGGTCCTAGTAAGGCAAGGCCTAGTTTTTAATGCTGAGATAACGTTGTTTATCTCAGCTTATTTATGTCTATGACGAAAGCTGCACTTATGGGGGGCATATCTACTATGTATTTTACTTTCGCGCCGAAGCATGTTAAATATTTCTCATAGGGGTACCTACTTTACGTCAACTGGGAGTAGCATACATGAATCAGCATACGCAATTGCTTTTACAAAAGCGGGACCTCAACTTTGCCCGGAAGGGGATTGGCAGCGGCTTATACGCTGGTGCAGCTTGGGGCTTGGACGGAGTATTAATGGGGATAGTGCTTGCTCTGGCTCCCTTCACCCATGGGATAAGTCTCTTTGCCGCTCCTTTGGTAGGGGCTTGTTTGCACGATGGCTTCGCGGCACTATGGGTATTTGTTTACAATGTTATTCAAGGCAAATGGCGTGATTATGCACGCACCCTGAAGACCCGGCCGGGTAAAATGATCATCCTGGCTGCTGTCCTGGGGGGACCCATCGGTATGTCCTGCAACATGTTGGGAATTTATTTTGCCGGACCCTCCTATACTGCGGCGATTACGGCAGCTTACCCGGCCATCGGCGCTGTTCTTGGGGCGACTTTTCTTAAGGAGAAGGTGCCTCTACGGGTGGGAGCCGGTATAGTGCTGGCCATCATCGGCGCCTTTATTGTTGGGTTTGTCCCACCTGAAGGCTCAACCTTTCCCCACTTTTATCCCGGCATCGGACTGGCCGCCGTTGCCGCCCTTGCCTGGGCACTGGAAGGGGTCGTGTCGACCTATGGCATGGATTTAGTGGATTCGGATATTGCTATCGGCATCCGGGATCTTACCTCTTTTTTCGTTAATTTCTTTGTGATTCTGCCTCTGTTTGGCAGTGTCGCCTACGGCATCCTCTTTTCAAGCTTTACCTCACATGCCGCATGGTATATTGCCGGTATCGCTTTAATTGGCGGTTCTGCTACCTTTGCCTGGTATCGCGCTTTGAATATGACCGGAGTGACCCGGGCGATGGGCCTCAATGTGACCTTTGCCTTATGGTCCGTCTTCTTCGGTTGGTTATTAAACATTGTGCGGATCACTCCTAACCTGATTATCGGTGTTATCATCATCACCCTTGGTACAATACTTACGATTGGGAAACCAAAGGATTTTGTTAACTTAAGCAGACGATAGGAGTTTGACTATGAGCTTAATGCCCATAAAATTCAGAGTGGCCGACCTTATCCTCCGTAATGCAGGAATATCCAGTCAAGAAATACTAAACTTGCTCAAAGAAGAATATCCTCTTGATCGGGGGGTTAACGTAAGAAACATTGACAGTTATTTGCTTTCCCTGAAAGCGGTTGGCCTGATTGATCTAACTCATGTCGCCTTGGCTAAGGACGGGGCTCTTCAGCAATGCTATAAAATTACTGAATATGGCGCAAAACGCATGCACTGTCTTCGTTAAATGATACTCTCTACAAATTTCTTAGCTGCAGGTGTCAATGGGACACTTTTTAAATAACATAAGCCAATGCTTCTTTTCGGAATCTCTTCTTCCAGCTTCAGCTCATACAAGCTGCCATCGGCCAGATAATCTTCGGAAAACTCTTTAATGACACACGCAATTCCTAAGTTTATTTTGGCAAACTCCAGCATCAGATCATAGGACCCCAGCTCAAATACGGGGGAAAGGGGGAAGCCCTCCTTCTTCAGGAAACTCTCCACATAGTTTCGGGAGTTTGATTTCTCCTCCAAAAAAATCAGCGGTAGTTCCATAAGCTGCCTGAAGGGAATGGGTTTTGCCGTCATGTCTTTATATTTTTCCCCGCCGACAAAGATGTCTTGAATCTCTCTGCAGGGGATGACGTGCAGGCTTTCATCCTGAATCGGCAAATTGCAAAACCCCACATCTGCTTTTCCGGACTTGATAAAGTCCTGGATCTCTGTTGTCGTGCCATTGAGTATATTAAGCTTGATGCTATGGTAGGCACTGTGGAATTCCTCCAGGTAAGGCAGCAAAAAGTAACGGGTGATGGTATCGCCAACCCCGATCCGCAACTGTCCGGCTTTTAATTCTTTAAATTCAAGGATTTTATCTTCGGCAGCATGGATCATGCCCAGGGCGGAGTTCACATGCTCATTTAAAAGATTTCCCTCATTGGTCAAGAGGACGCCCCTTGAGGTCCGATAAAAAAGCTGTACTTCCAATTCACTCTCCAGCTTGGCAATAGCTTGACTGACAGCCGACTGGGTCATATAGAGTTCCTGGGCTGCTTTGGAAAAGCTTTTATTTCTGCTCACTGCGTTGAAGATGCGATATAAATCCAATTTGCCAATCATATTAGCTCTCCTTGTATCAGATATTATAAATATTAATTTTACTTATACCCTTATTCAAGAGTATAGTAGAGTTGATTGAAAATTTCTACTTGCTTTATGCAGACTATACTCTGATCAGAGGAGAGAGCGCATTGGAAAGAGTCGTTGGAACCACAGTATGCGGACTTCGCGGGCCGATCATTAACCAAGGGTGTAATATTCAACAGATCGTTGTGGATACTGTACTCAATGCAGCCAAAGTTGAAGGCTTTTTGATCGAGGATCGTGATATTGTCACGATCACAGAATCCATTGTGGCCCGTGCTCAGGGAAACTATGCCACCATTGACGATATTGCCACGGATGTTAAGGCTAAATTCGACGCG
This genomic stretch from Desulfitobacterium chlororespirans DSM 11544 harbors:
- a CDS encoding LysR family transcriptional regulator — encoded protein: MIGKLDLYRIFNAVSRNKSFSKAAQELYMTQSAVSQAIAKLESELEVQLFYRTSRGVLLTNEGNLLNEHVNSALGMIHAAEDKILEFKELKAGQLRIGVGDTITRYFLLPYLEEFHSAYHSIKLNILNGTTTEIQDFIKSGKADVGFCNLPIQDESLHVIPCREIQDIFVGGEKYKDMTAKPIPFRQLMELPLIFLEEKSNSRNYVESFLKKEGFPLSPVFELGSYDLMLEFAKINLGIACVIKEFSEDYLADGSLYELKLEEEIPKRSIGLCYLKSVPLTPAAKKFVESII
- a CDS encoding LysR family transcriptional regulator, with product MRLEQLMYLVAVNESKSISLAAERSHISQPALSSAISKLEDELGVVLLKRTNSGAYLTDVGELIIVKAKEVLSGIDDIKAIAHGNSLVLNGNISIAADPGVNITIMPDILTTFKYNHPKVNVLLKVGESNNILQDIEKGKADFGIILSTDAFRKSKDMQSIELFADEFVVITGSNRKLASESTITLKKALSLPILLYNTEYITECGVSSLLQKYGSFNVSYRVDNLEMMEKILTQGEAIAFVPQFMADEYMKTSKIKKIPISDAHLEVSVVLIWSDRHHLCMIEKEFIRVIRATCSRKAEVRS
- a CDS encoding DMT family transporter, producing MNQHTQLLLQKRDLNFARKGIGSGLYAGAAWGLDGVLMGIVLALAPFTHGISLFAAPLVGACLHDGFAALWVFVYNVIQGKWRDYARTLKTRPGKMIILAAVLGGPIGMSCNMLGIYFAGPSYTAAITAAYPAIGAVLGATFLKEKVPLRVGAGIVLAIIGAFIVGFVPPEGSTFPHFYPGIGLAAVAALAWALEGVVSTYGMDLVDSDIAIGIRDLTSFFVNFFVILPLFGSVAYGILFSSFTSHAAWYIAGIALIGGSATFAWYRALNMTGVTRAMGLNVTFALWSVFFGWLLNIVRITPNLIIGVIIITLGTILTIGKPKDFVNLSRR